From Clostridia bacterium:
GTCTATGCAGAGCATCAATATTCTTTACAAAATACCTGCTTCGTTCAGGATGGGCAATAATAGGAACAATCCCTTCTTTTTGCATGCGCTTAAGGTTTTTTATATATTCACTTGAAAAAAGACAACATGGGAATTCTATAAGAATATATGGCGAATGGTCCATCCTAAGTGTCATAATTTTACTAATATTGTTACTATTAATACTGTTTATATGCACTTCATACCCCAGCCTTATATCCAGATCAAAATCCTTTGCTCTATTAACAACCTCTTTATATTTCTCTTTTATTCTCTCATTACCAAACACATTTTCATGATAATGTACTGTAGAGAAGATAGTATTGATTCCAGCCTTTTTTGCCTCGCAAATCATTTTTACAGAGTTTTCTATACTTGAAGCCCCATCATCTATTCCATAAAGTAAGTGGGAATGGATATCAATCATTATACTTTACCTCATTTTGCTTTACCCTCTTAAATCTACCCTTGACAAATCTATTGGTCTGTCCTTTTTCATTATAATAATAAAAATCGTACGTATGCGTATAGTAGAGCTTATAATCCCTTTTACTTACTTTATTCAAAGCTACACCTAATATATTTGCGTTTGCTTTCTCAAGCTGCTCTTTTAGTCTTTTTGCTTTTCGCGCGTTTAGCTCTCTGCTGGCAACAACGATAAGTGTGCCATCTGTTTGAGATGCTATCAGTGCAGCGTCAATAATATTTCCAAGTGTAGTAGTGTCAATCACAACCATATCATATATTTCTTTCACTATTTCGAGAAACTCAGAAAATCTCTCTGAACCAACCAGTTCAGTCGAATTCACATATCTTTGACCGCAGGCAATATAATATAAGTTTTTTATGCTTGTGTGGGATACAACTTCTTCTAAAGAAACTTCTCCTAGTAGGAAATTAGATAGCCCGGTATAGTTATTACCCCCTAAACGTTTTATTCCCATAGGTTTACGCATATCCGCATCTATCAGTAAAACCTTTTGCCCCGAGCGCGCCAGAGAAATCGCAAGATTAATAGAAATTGTAGTTTTTCCTTCTTTATTGTTGCAGCTTACTATTGATAACGTCTTGACCTTTTTCTCATTACTACAAAATTGTATATTTGTTCTAAGTACTTTATAAGCTTCTTCAATTGGAGGATTAATACTATCATATACCTCATATGTTTTCGCACACATTTGAGAATCTCCTTATTTTGTTCTGATTTTTAAATCGGGAATCGTACCTAAAACTTTAAGTCCAAAAATGTCTTCTACATCATCAATTGTCTTTAACGTATCATCCAGCTCCTCTATAAGGAAAATAATTAATAATGACAATAATAGTCCGACTACTCCCCCCAAAAGTGCATTCTTTTTAAGATTAAACGGTATTGGTGAGCCTGGCTGGTCAGCCTTATCAATAATAACAACATTTTCAGTTTTCATCAGTTCGTGTACTTTCTGAATAAAAACCTCGCTTGCTTTATTTGCTATTAATTGAGCTACTTTAGGGTCAATATGCTTGACCTTTAACTCAAGTATTCTTGTATCAGGCTTTAGATTAACACTCATTATGTTTACATAATCACGATAAGTAATACTACTTATTGCCAGATCTTCAATAACTGCCTTACCCACAAGCTTGCTTTTAATGATTTCTTTAAACTCTTTAACAAGCTGCTGATCTACAAGCACGTCATTGTATGATATTATCTCAGTTACATTTCCAATTTCACTTGAATTATTTTTAATTACTAATAAGGTAGCACTAGCTTCATACAGAGGTATATAATTACTATAATATATGTACGTAGTTGCTGAGCTTGATAAAACAGACAACAAAATAACTAACCAAATTTTTTTGATAATAATATAAAAATAGTACTTTATATCCACTGTAAACACCTTTTTTCTGTCAGCCGACATTGTGTGCTTAATAAGCTGACTAATATTATATATAGATAAAAAAAGAGCCCTTTAAACAAAATTTAAACTCTGCTCTTAATATACTAAAAAGTAGTGATTACGTTATTAATTACAAAATAATAGCCAAATTTTATACCTATTATATAAAATTATACAACCGGCAATACTTAAAGTCAATTAATTGTTGATATATGTCGAATTTTATAAATCAGGGGGCCTCGACGGCCCCCTACCCAACCTGCAATTTTTTTATCAAATTAATCTATTGTGCTAGTTGATTTATGTATTAGCTACTGCTACAAGGCTCCACTCCCCGGTGCCCGACGAATTTTTCGCCCGTACCCTATAAACGTGTTGTGTTCCTGACAATTCATCACTTAAAGTAAAACTAGTATTTGCAGTACTACCTGCTACCAAGCCATCAACCTCAATTTCATAATATTCAGCACCTATTACCGTGTCCCATGTTAACAGAGAGTCTGTATTACTGAATTTGAGATTTAGCGGAATTTCCGGAACCGGACTATACAGCTGGCTTTGAGGTATTATTTCTTTAGCCAGTCTGTCGCACGACCACATAAGCTTCATAGACGCAGCTCCTGTATAGTCAAAATACTCAAGTCTTATCTCATATTTCTGTCCAGCGGTAAGGTCTATAGTTCCGACTTCTTCTCCGAAGGAATCCGTCCATCTGTCAATTATCTTCTGTCCGTTTACCCATAACCTTACTCCGTTGT
This genomic window contains:
- a CDS encoding phosphoesterase, translating into MIDIHSHLLYGIDDGASSIENSVKMICEAKKAGINTIFSTVHYHENVFGNERIKEKYKEVVNRAKDFDLDIRLGYEVHINSINSNNISKIMTLRMDHSPYILIEFPCCLFSSEYIKNLKRMQKEGIVPIIAHPERSRYFVKNIDALHRLIEAGCVIQLDAASIAGVYGYSIKRVAKKLLKLNIPSFVASNAHFSDDYSKFYINALYRVRKWTSLDYAEAVFNRNAQHLVDFSQTQKIHSF
- a CDS encoding CpsD/CapB family tyrosine-protein kinase is translated as MCAKTYEVYDSINPPIEEAYKVLRTNIQFCSNEKKVKTLSIVSCNNKEGKTTISINLAISLARSGQKVLLIDADMRKPMGIKRLGGNNYTGLSNFLLGEVSLEEVVSHTSIKNLYYIACGQRYVNSTELVGSERFSEFLEIVKEIYDMVVIDTTTLGNIIDAALIASQTDGTLIVVASRELNARKAKRLKEQLEKANANILGVALNKVSKRDYKLYYTHTYDFYYYNEKGQTNRFVKGRFKRVKQNEVKYND
- a CDS encoding Wzz/FepE/Etk N-terminal domain-containing protein; translated protein: MSADRKKVFTVDIKYYFYIIIKKIWLVILLSVLSSSATTYIYYSNYIPLYEASATLLVIKNNSSEIGNVTEIISYNDVLVDQQLVKEFKEIIKSKLVGKAVIEDLAISSITYRDYVNIMSVNLKPDTRILELKVKHIDPKVAQLIANKASEVFIQKVHELMKTENVVIIDKADQPGSPIPFNLKKNALLGGVVGLLLSLLIIFLIEELDDTLKTIDDVEDIFGLKVLGTIPDLKIRTK